One Paraburkholderia sp. HP33-1 genomic region harbors:
- the cobW gene encoding cobalamin biosynthesis protein CobW — protein MQTQLRKIPVTIVTGFLGSGKTTLLRHILQHAGGKRIAVIVNEFGELGIDGEILKGCGIGCDENGVETEGQLYELANGCLCCTVQEEFFPVMEKLAERRDELDHVLIETSGLALPKPLVQAFNWLQIRNGFTVDAVVTVVDGPAAASGQFADNPVAVDAQRKADPNLDHESPLHELFEDQLSAADLVILNKTDLIDAAQQREVEAAIREEIPPQVKIVRAHQGQLDLHTLLGLEAASEETIHLRHDHHGSADDPDHHHDEFDSVVVQASVPSRDAALAALQTLVENHTIYRVKGFAALPGAAMRLVIQGVGRRFDSYFDRRWQAGENGEGALSRFVLIGEDLDQHALQQAFDAALGATSIATA, from the coding sequence ATGCAAACTCAATTGCGCAAGATTCCCGTCACGATCGTCACGGGCTTTCTCGGCAGCGGCAAAACTACGCTGCTGCGGCACATTCTTCAGCATGCGGGCGGCAAGCGCATCGCGGTCATCGTCAACGAGTTCGGCGAACTCGGCATCGACGGGGAAATCCTCAAGGGCTGCGGCATCGGTTGCGATGAAAACGGCGTCGAGACCGAAGGGCAACTGTATGAACTCGCGAACGGTTGCCTGTGCTGCACCGTGCAGGAAGAGTTTTTCCCGGTCATGGAAAAGCTCGCTGAGCGACGCGATGAACTCGATCACGTGCTGATCGAAACGTCGGGGCTCGCATTGCCGAAGCCGCTCGTTCAGGCGTTCAACTGGCTGCAGATCCGCAACGGCTTCACGGTCGATGCGGTGGTGACGGTGGTGGACGGCCCGGCCGCCGCGAGCGGCCAGTTCGCCGACAACCCGGTCGCCGTCGATGCGCAGCGCAAGGCCGATCCGAATCTCGATCACGAGTCGCCGCTGCACGAACTATTCGAAGACCAGTTGTCGGCGGCCGATCTGGTGATTCTGAACAAGACCGATCTGATCGACGCTGCGCAGCAGCGTGAAGTGGAAGCTGCGATCCGCGAAGAAATTCCGCCGCAGGTGAAGATCGTGCGCGCGCACCAGGGACAGCTCGATCTGCATACGCTGCTGGGGCTCGAAGCGGCGTCGGAAGAGACGATTCACCTGCGTCACGACCACCACGGTTCCGCCGACGACCCCGATCACCACCACGACGAATTCGATTCGGTCGTCGTGCAGGCTTCGGTGCCGTCGCGCGACGCGGCGCTCGCCGCCTTGCAGACGCTCGTCGAAAACCACACGATTTACCGTGTCAAAGGCTTCGCCGCGCTGCCTGGCGCGGCGATGCGTCTCGTGATCCAGGGCGTGGGGCGGCGCTTCGACAGCTACTTCGACCGGCGCTGGCAGGCGGGCGAAAATGGCGAAGGCGCGTTGAGCCGCTTCGTGCTGATCGGCGAGGACCTCGACCAGCACGCGCTGCAACAGGCGTTCGACGCGGCGCTCGGCGCAACGTCGATCGCGACAGCATAA
- a CDS encoding cobalamin biosynthesis protein, with protein sequence MKTLSVGIGCRLHSEAADIETAVRAALGSNDFAQIRTIATIDTKVNEAGLLEFCSRHQLPLQLFSREQIAAVPVASPSVAAHAHLGVDGVCEPCALLAAGASNTATTAQHARLVVRKTAHGGVTVAIAAANHAAPPFHPAPQDQDPR encoded by the coding sequence ATGAAAACGCTGAGCGTCGGCATCGGTTGCCGCTTGCACAGCGAAGCCGCTGATATCGAAACTGCCGTGCGCGCAGCGCTCGGATCGAATGACTTCGCGCAGATCCGCACCATCGCGACGATCGACACCAAAGTCAACGAAGCAGGCCTGCTCGAATTCTGCTCACGCCATCAGCTACCGCTGCAACTGTTCAGCCGCGAGCAGATCGCCGCCGTACCGGTCGCGTCGCCGTCGGTGGCCGCGCATGCGCATCTCGGCGTCGACGGTGTGTGCGAGCCGTGCGCGCTGTTGGCCGCAGGAGCGTCAAACACCGCGACAACCGCGCAACATGCACGTCTCGTCGTACGCAAGACCGCGCACGGCGGCGTCACCGTGGCGATCGCAGCGGCGAACCACGCCGCGCCCCCATTCCATCCCGCCCCTCAAGACCAGGACCCCCGATGA
- the cobO gene encoding cob(I)yrinic acid a,c-diamide adenosyltransferase, producing MKTDTESHQRMTERRREGHEKKQASATVEKGLLIVNTGTGKGKSTAAFGMAVRVLGHGMRLGVVQFIKGALHTSERDFLGAIAQCDFVTMGDGYTWNTQNREADMATARKGWNEARRMIESGDYQMVILDELNTVLKYEYLPLDEVLAVINARAPMLHVVVTGRHAPDALIEAADLVTEMRAIKHPYREQGVKAQRGVEF from the coding sequence ATGAAAACCGATACCGAATCGCATCAACGCATGACCGAACGCCGCCGCGAAGGCCACGAAAAGAAACAGGCCAGCGCGACCGTCGAAAAAGGCCTGCTGATCGTCAACACCGGCACCGGCAAGGGCAAGAGCACGGCCGCGTTCGGCATGGCCGTGCGCGTGCTCGGCCACGGCATGCGGCTCGGCGTCGTGCAGTTCATCAAGGGCGCGCTGCATACGTCCGAGCGCGACTTCCTTGGCGCAATCGCGCAATGCGATTTCGTGACGATGGGCGACGGCTACACCTGGAACACGCAGAACCGCGAGGCCGACATGGCGACCGCGCGCAAGGGCTGGAACGAAGCGCGACGGATGATCGAAAGCGGCGATTACCAGATGGTGATCCTCGACGAGCTGAACACCGTGCTCAAGTACGAATACCTGCCGCTCGACGAAGTGCTCGCCGTGATCAACGCCCGTGCGCCGATGCTGCACGTCGTCGTGACCGGCCGTCACGCGCCCGACGCGCTGATCGAAGCCGCCGACCTCGTCACCGAAATGCGCGCGATCAAGCATCCGTATCGCGAGCAGGGCGTGAAGGCGCAGCGCGGCGTGGAGTTCTGA
- a CDS encoding cobyrinate a,c-diamide synthase encodes MSACPALFISAPASGQGKTTITAGLARYHRRLGRRVRVFKTGPDFLDPMILARASGAPVLSLDLWMVGESACRNLLAQAAQEADLILIEGVMGLFDGTPSSADLAAAFGVPVLAVISAQAMAQTFGALAFGLARFRPQLPFHGVLANRVGSARHAQMLQEALPPEMRWCGHIAASDEITLPDRHLGLHQADEIDDLEARLERAADTLASTALAELPAPVDFGAPVPAALPRLLEGKHIAIARDAAFSFIYPANLALLEALGARLSYFSPLADEPVPDDAHALYLPGGYPELHAAALAGNANSAAAIRAHVEADKPLVAECGGMLYLLETLTNKQGTSTPMLGLLPGHATMQTRFTSLGMQQIDGPHGTLTGHTFHYSKLATPLAPQSFATRAHSDAPGEAIFRVGSIVATYMHAYWPSNPAFTAALFHGEAF; translated from the coding sequence ATGTCAGCGTGCCCCGCGCTGTTCATCAGCGCGCCCGCGTCGGGACAAGGCAAGACCACGATCACAGCTGGGCTCGCGCGCTATCACCGGCGGCTCGGACGGCGGGTGCGCGTGTTCAAGACCGGCCCGGATTTTCTCGATCCGATGATTCTCGCGCGCGCGAGCGGCGCGCCGGTGCTGTCGCTCGATCTGTGGATGGTCGGCGAAAGCGCGTGCCGTAACCTGCTCGCGCAGGCCGCGCAGGAGGCTGATCTGATCCTGATCGAGGGCGTGATGGGCCTGTTCGACGGCACGCCGAGCAGCGCCGATCTCGCGGCCGCCTTCGGCGTGCCCGTCCTCGCGGTCATTTCCGCGCAGGCGATGGCACAGACGTTCGGCGCGCTCGCCTTCGGCCTCGCGCGCTTTCGGCCGCAACTGCCATTTCATGGCGTGCTCGCGAACCGCGTCGGTTCGGCGCGGCACGCGCAGATGCTGCAGGAAGCACTGCCGCCTGAGATGCGCTGGTGCGGCCACATTGCGGCGAGCGACGAGATCACGCTGCCCGACCGCCACCTCGGATTGCACCAGGCCGACGAAATCGACGATCTCGAAGCGCGCCTCGAACGTGCGGCCGACACGCTCGCCTCGACCGCGCTCGCCGAGCTACCGGCGCCGGTCGATTTCGGTGCGCCCGTACCCGCAGCGTTGCCGCGTCTGCTCGAAGGCAAGCACATCGCGATCGCACGCGACGCCGCCTTCTCGTTCATCTATCCGGCCAACCTCGCGCTACTCGAAGCGCTCGGCGCGCGGCTCAGCTATTTCTCGCCGCTCGCCGACGAACCCGTGCCCGACGACGCGCACGCGCTCTATCTGCCGGGCGGCTATCCCGAGTTGCACGCGGCGGCGCTCGCGGGCAACGCAAACAGCGCCGCGGCGATCCGCGCGCACGTCGAAGCGGACAAACCGCTCGTCGCCGAATGCGGGGGTATGCTCTATCTGCTGGAGACGCTGACCAACAAGCAAGGCACGAGCACGCCGATGCTCGGTCTGCTGCCCGGTCACGCGACGATGCAAACGCGCTTCACGTCGCTCGGCATGCAGCAGATCGACGGCCCGCACGGAACGCTGACCGGCCACACGTTTCACTACTCGAAGCTCGCCACACCGCTCGCGCCGCAAAGCTTCGCCACGCGCGCGCACAGTGACGCGCCCGGCGAAGCGATTTTCCGCGTCGGCTCGATTGTGGCAACCTATATGCACGCTTACTGGCCCTCCAACCCGGCCTTCACGGCCGCCCTCTTTCATGGCGAAGCCTTTTGA
- the bluB gene encoding 5,6-dimethylbenzimidazole synthase, whose amino-acid sequence MAKPFDDSERDAVYRAIYERRDMRHFVPDPVDPAVLRRLLDAAHHAPSVGFMQPWRIVRITDAALRTGLRDIVERERLATADALGKRRDEFMKLKVEGMRECAELLVIALMDGRERHVFGRRTLPEMDLASVACAIQNMWLAARAEGLGLGWVSLFDVDAVHQLLGMPEGARPVAILCLGHVDAFYSEPMLETERWASRLPLADCVFENRWPRDEPAQK is encoded by the coding sequence ATGGCGAAGCCTTTTGACGACTCCGAGCGCGACGCGGTCTATCGCGCGATTTACGAACGCCGCGACATGCGTCACTTCGTGCCCGATCCGGTCGATCCCGCGGTGCTGCGGAGGCTGCTCGACGCGGCGCATCACGCGCCGAGCGTCGGCTTCATGCAGCCCTGGCGCATCGTGCGCATCACCGATGCGGCACTGCGCACGGGCTTGCGCGACATCGTCGAACGCGAACGGCTCGCGACCGCCGACGCGCTCGGCAAGCGCCGCGACGAGTTCATGAAACTGAAGGTGGAAGGCATGCGCGAATGCGCGGAGCTGCTCGTGATCGCGCTGATGGACGGCCGCGAGCGTCACGTCTTCGGCCGCCGCACGTTGCCGGAGATGGACCTCGCGTCGGTTGCGTGCGCGATCCAGAACATGTGGCTCGCCGCGCGCGCGGAGGGACTCGGGCTCGGCTGGGTGTCGCTATTCGATGTCGACGCGGTGCATCAGCTTCTGGGCATGCCGGAAGGCGCGCGGCCGGTTGCGATCCTGTGCCTCGGTCACGTCGACGCGTTCTATAGCGAGCCGATGCTGGAAACGGAGCGCTGGGCGAGCCGTCTGCCGCTCGCCGATTGCGTGTTCGAAAACCGCTGGCCGCGGGACGAGCCAGCGCAGAAATAG
- a CDS encoding DUF4136 domain-containing protein, giving the protein MAKIAHLCAAMAAASLTGCANLSADVHSVSGNGADHAVALQGEQTYSFARTQPQDDSADHPQAEKLLREELAKHGFVDTAGKPAHYLLSMAYSTRPASIGVGGEDCAPPDCGAGGDGLGALLLGREYQHALTLRFFDYGSGTERYKVSAVFFDRDADPLHAQPLLVKTALAKLPFDPPADWRVKFSVDQASGVPNVESMKPLQR; this is encoded by the coding sequence ATGGCAAAGATCGCTCACCTCTGTGCCGCGATGGCTGCGGCGAGCCTCACCGGTTGTGCGAACCTGAGTGCCGACGTACACAGCGTGTCCGGTAACGGCGCCGACCACGCCGTTGCGCTGCAAGGCGAGCAGACCTACTCGTTCGCGCGCACGCAGCCGCAGGACGACAGCGCCGACCATCCGCAAGCCGAAAAGCTGCTGCGCGAGGAGCTGGCGAAACACGGGTTCGTCGATACGGCGGGCAAGCCCGCGCACTATCTGCTGTCGATGGCGTATAGCACGCGGCCGGCGTCGATCGGCGTTGGCGGCGAGGATTGCGCGCCCCCCGATTGCGGCGCGGGCGGCGACGGTCTTGGCGCGCTGCTGTTGGGACGCGAGTATCAGCACGCGCTGACGTTGCGCTTCTTCGACTACGGGAGCGGCACCGAACGCTACAAGGTCAGCGCGGTGTTTTTCGATCGCGACGCGGACCCGCTGCATGCGCAGCCCTTGCTCGTGAAAACCGCGCTCGCGAAGCTGCCGTTCGACCCGCCGGCCGATTGGCGCGTGAAGTTCAGCGTTGACCAGGCGAGCGGCGTGCCGAACGTCGAGTCGATGAAGCCGCTGCAGCGCTGA
- a CDS encoding CHASE2 domain-containing protein, giving the protein MPATSTRLSLDPRARLGRRAGRRFLIEWMSVGLLGIVVILAASFGRVSTGIDQLVYDRLLNLREQPLLSDIVVIEIDNPSINQLGRWPWPRSVHARLLEQIAAAKPAAVIYDVLFTEPNADDAQLAHAIALSQTYLPVLLTPPDATGERTVDEPVAPLAQAAAGLGHINFEVDGDGITRSVARFQGDDASRWPQLMVLVADAVERGKLHLRDGLPPRRSNEPARGSNDGGEGRFLIPFGPNAARFAKLSFADVLAGKVPADRLRGRIVVIGVTASGLYDRFATPVSGELGPLPGVDIHANVLDTLLSGREIEPVGQWVVCAAALGPLAALLAGFLVLSPRRSLLLTGALVLLAAAGSAVLLYGGRLWVSPVPAILGVVIVYPIWNWRRLEMTMAYLRGELQRLAEEPHLLPETPKRRREFGGDVLEQHMALMAQAAQRVQDMKRFVWDSLDSVPEPILVSDLAGVVLIANHAAKAHFARLGAPMPEGQPMQSVLGGLTLVKTIDAGAASDHERNLYAHAHWPALLDPTRREFEALMAQGVEVRDTNERDHLLRYATCTNARGETTGWIAGLVDVSALHAAERQREDALRLLSHDMRSPQSSIIALVEIERARTEPVLARNLLGRIERYAQRALTLADDFVQLARAESQTYVLEPLNLTELVIDASDEVWPQAHAKRIALHTETGGDAADAPWICADRSLMTRALVNILNNAVKYSPPDTRVVCSFASQPAAKRAGSAAGRVACTIRDQGYGIPKEQQAGLFERFRRFHEAERPDVGGAGLGMAFIKTVVTRHGGSVEVVSAPGEGTAVTILLPALDHAQLDESSAGSA; this is encoded by the coding sequence TTGCCCGCCACTTCTACGCGTCTGAGCCTCGATCCGCGTGCCCGTCTTGGACGGCGCGCCGGCCGGCGCTTTCTGATCGAGTGGATGAGCGTTGGTTTGCTCGGCATCGTCGTGATCCTGGCGGCGTCGTTCGGGCGCGTGAGCACCGGCATCGATCAGCTGGTATATGACCGGCTTCTGAACCTGCGCGAGCAGCCGCTGCTGTCCGACATCGTCGTCATCGAGATCGACAACCCGAGCATCAACCAGCTCGGCCGCTGGCCGTGGCCGCGCAGCGTGCATGCGCGGCTGCTCGAACAGATCGCCGCGGCCAAACCCGCCGCCGTGATCTATGACGTGCTGTTCACGGAGCCCAACGCCGACGACGCCCAGCTCGCCCACGCAATCGCGCTCTCTCAGACCTATCTGCCCGTGCTGCTGACACCACCCGACGCGACTGGCGAGCGCACCGTCGACGAACCCGTCGCGCCGCTCGCGCAGGCGGCGGCCGGGCTCGGTCACATCAATTTCGAGGTGGACGGCGATGGCATCACACGCAGCGTCGCGCGCTTCCAGGGCGACGACGCTTCGCGCTGGCCGCAACTGATGGTGCTCGTGGCCGATGCGGTCGAACGAGGCAAGCTGCATCTGCGCGACGGGCTGCCGCCGCGCCGCTCGAACGAGCCCGCGCGCGGCAGCAACGACGGCGGCGAAGGCCGCTTCCTGATTCCGTTCGGGCCGAATGCCGCTCGCTTCGCGAAGCTTAGTTTCGCCGACGTACTGGCTGGCAAGGTGCCGGCCGATCGGTTGCGCGGGCGCATCGTCGTGATCGGCGTGACCGCGTCGGGTCTGTACGACCGTTTTGCGACGCCGGTGTCGGGCGAGCTGGGTCCGCTGCCCGGCGTCGACATCCATGCAAACGTGCTCGACACGCTGCTGAGCGGCCGCGAGATCGAGCCGGTTGGGCAGTGGGTCGTGTGCGCGGCGGCGCTCGGGCCGCTCGCCGCGCTGCTCGCCGGCTTTCTCGTGCTGTCGCCGCGTCGCTCGCTGTTGCTGACCGGCGCTCTGGTGCTGCTCGCGGCGGCCGGCAGCGCGGTTCTGCTCTACGGCGGCAGGCTGTGGGTATCGCCGGTGCCGGCGATCCTCGGCGTCGTGATCGTCTATCCGATCTGGAACTGGCGCCGCCTCGAAATGACGATGGCGTATCTGCGTGGTGAGTTGCAACGCCTCGCCGAAGAGCCGCATCTGCTGCCCGAAACGCCGAAGCGCCGCCGCGAGTTCGGCGGCGACGTGCTCGAGCAGCACATGGCGCTGATGGCTCAGGCCGCGCAACGGGTGCAGGACATGAAGCGCTTCGTGTGGGACAGCCTCGATAGCGTGCCGGAGCCGATTCTCGTCAGCGATCTGGCTGGCGTCGTGCTGATCGCGAATCATGCGGCGAAAGCGCATTTTGCCCGGCTGGGCGCGCCGATGCCCGAGGGCCAGCCGATGCAGAGCGTGCTCGGCGGTCTCACGCTCGTCAAAACGATCGACGCCGGCGCGGCCTCGGACCACGAGCGCAATCTGTACGCGCACGCGCACTGGCCGGCGCTGCTCGATCCGACGCGCCGCGAGTTTGAAGCGCTGATGGCGCAGGGCGTCGAGGTGCGCGACACGAACGAGCGCGATCATCTGTTGCGCTACGCGACCTGCACCAACGCGCGGGGCGAGACGACCGGCTGGATCGCCGGTCTGGTCGACGTGTCGGCGCTGCATGCGGCCGAGCGTCAACGTGAGGACGCGCTGCGGCTGCTGTCGCACGACATGCGCTCGCCGCAGTCATCGATCATTGCGCTGGTCGAAATCGAGCGCGCGCGAACCGAGCCGGTGCTCGCGCGCAACCTGCTCGGGCGTATCGAACGTTACGCGCAGCGCGCGCTGACGCTCGCCGACGACTTCGTGCAACTGGCGCGCGCCGAATCGCAGACCTATGTGCTCGAGCCGCTGAACCTGACCGAACTCGTGATCGACGCGAGCGACGAGGTCTGGCCGCAGGCGCACGCGAAGCGCATCGCGCTGCATACGGAAACCGGTGGCGACGCCGCCGACGCCCCCTGGATCTGCGCCGACCGTTCGCTGATGACACGCGCGCTCGTCAACATTCTGAACAACGCGGTCAAGTACAGTCCGCCTGACACGCGCGTCGTGTGCAGCTTCGCGAGCCAACCTGCGGCAAAGCGCGCGGGCAGCGCGGCAGGGCGAGTGGCTTGCACGATCCGCGACCAGGGCTATGGCATCCCGAAGGAACAGCAGGCCGGGCTGTTCGAGCGCTTTCGCCGCTTTCACGAGGCCGAGCGGCCGGACGTGGGGGGCGCGGGACTCGGCATGGCGTTCATCAAAACCGTCGTCACGCGCCACGGCGGCAGCGTCGAGGTCGTCAGCGCGCCCGGTGAGGGTACGGCCGTCACGATCCTGCTGCCCGCGCTCGACCACGCCCAGCTCGACGAATCGAGCGCGGGGAGCGCCTGA
- a CDS encoding FecR domain-containing protein encodes MTAFVDAAAPGSAAMPGRRAAAWLAVACLIATGATGWSALAHAQHARGKAGAKAPPVYASYTTRAGDTLYDIAARYMADPTDWALLSRLNHVPAPRRMPAGIVLRLPAGRLRQDRDSARVVATSGPVEQAFDSSPYLPLKTGATLAEGDRLRTGANGFATLELPDGSYVTVAQNGELNIERLRHVTLTGVADRIFELRRGEVESQVTRATRRDDRFQIRSPSVVAGVRGTRFRVDYDGSTQTTAVAVLDGAVGVDPATRRGPRATPAPGVPLQASEQLLLASCGNVTRSGNAIGRPVDLLPAPALARPARVQDGKTVAFDVNPAEHAVGYRLQISHDADQLDLVRDLRVSAPHADFGDLPDGTYFVRVASTDSNGLDGLPNVYAFERRQLELDASAAPRAGSRDYEFRWFVSHSNVPTRFRFMLAKTADLSHPVVDRTDLPGGELVISDLPPGVYYWTIVAEQFDHGRFYEKSSAVRSFTLAR; translated from the coding sequence GTGACGGCTTTCGTGGATGCGGCAGCGCCGGGCAGCGCCGCCATGCCCGGCCGCCGCGCCGCGGCGTGGCTTGCCGTGGCCTGCCTGATTGCAACGGGCGCGACTGGCTGGAGCGCGCTCGCGCACGCCCAGCACGCACGCGGCAAAGCCGGCGCGAAGGCGCCACCGGTCTACGCTTCGTACACGACGCGCGCAGGCGACACGCTATACGACATCGCCGCTCGCTACATGGCCGACCCGACCGATTGGGCGCTGTTGAGCCGCCTGAACCACGTGCCCGCACCGCGCCGCATGCCGGCCGGCATCGTACTGCGTCTGCCGGCCGGAAGGCTGCGCCAGGATCGGGACAGCGCTCGCGTCGTCGCGACCAGCGGTCCGGTCGAGCAAGCGTTCGACTCAAGCCCCTATCTGCCGCTGAAAACCGGTGCAACGCTTGCCGAGGGCGATCGCTTGCGCACCGGCGCGAACGGTTTCGCGACGCTCGAACTGCCCGACGGCTCGTACGTGACCGTCGCGCAGAACGGCGAACTCAATATCGAAAGACTGCGACACGTCACGCTGACCGGCGTGGCCGATCGCATCTTCGAGCTGCGCCGCGGCGAGGTCGAGAGCCAGGTCACGCGTGCGACGCGACGCGACGATCGCTTCCAGATCCGTTCGCCTTCGGTGGTCGCGGGGGTGCGCGGCACGCGTTTTCGCGTCGATTACGACGGCAGCACGCAGACCACGGCGGTGGCCGTGCTCGACGGCGCAGTCGGCGTCGATCCGGCCACGCGGCGGGGCCCGCGCGCCACGCCGGCGCCGGGCGTGCCGCTGCAGGCGTCCGAGCAGTTGCTCTTGGCGAGCTGCGGCAATGTCACGCGCTCGGGCAACGCGATCGGCCGTCCGGTCGACCTGCTGCCGGCCCCTGCGCTCGCGCGTCCTGCGCGTGTGCAGGACGGCAAAACCGTCGCGTTCGACGTCAATCCTGCCGAGCACGCGGTCGGCTATCGGCTACAGATTTCTCACGACGCCGATCAGCTCGATCTGGTGCGCGATCTGCGCGTGAGCGCGCCGCACGCCGACTTCGGCGATCTGCCGGACGGCACGTACTTCGTGCGGGTCGCGTCGACCGATAGCAACGGCCTCGACGGCCTGCCGAACGTGTACGCGTTCGAGCGCCGCCAGCTCGAGCTGGACGCTTCGGCCGCGCCGCGCGCGGGTAGCCGCGACTACGAATTCCGCTGGTTCGTCAGCCACAGCAACGTGCCGACGCGTTTCCGTTTCATGCTGGCGAAGACGGCCGATCTGAGCCATCCGGTCGTCGATCGAACCGACTTGCCGGGCGGCGAGCTGGTGATCAGCGATCTGCCGCCGGGCGTCTACTACTGGACGATCGTCGCCGAGCAGTTCGACCACGGCCGCTTCTACGAGAAGAGCAGCGCGGTCCGCTCCTTTACGCTCGCGCGCTGA
- a CDS encoding response regulator transcription factor, whose protein sequence is MRIAVLDDDPAQADLVCQTLSAAGHVCHAYGAGRELVRQLRRQTFDLLVLDWNVPDMSGEEVLRWVRASLSERLPVLFITNRGRETDITSILNAGADDYLVKPVSGAVLLARVGSLLRRAYYLKPPATKEVFGDFEFDLSAKHVVVRGTPVSVTQKEFELALLLFQHLSRPLSRTHILDVIWKQATDIPSRTMDTHVSMLRSKLGLRPQHGYRLTPIYGYGYRLERVDIDSPPAADDEPTEEAGDA, encoded by the coding sequence ATGAGAATTGCAGTCCTCGATGATGATCCGGCTCAGGCCGATCTTGTGTGTCAAACGCTGTCCGCCGCTGGACATGTTTGTCATGCGTATGGCGCCGGGCGCGAACTGGTGCGCCAGCTGCGCCGCCAGACTTTCGACCTGCTCGTGCTCGACTGGAACGTTCCCGACATGTCCGGCGAAGAAGTGCTGCGGTGGGTGCGCGCCAGCCTGTCGGAGCGCCTGCCGGTGCTGTTCATCACGAACCGCGGCCGCGAAACGGACATCACTTCGATTCTGAATGCTGGTGCGGACGACTATCTCGTCAAGCCCGTGTCGGGCGCGGTGCTGCTCGCCCGGGTCGGCTCGCTGCTGCGCCGCGCCTATTACCTGAAGCCGCCGGCGACGAAGGAAGTGTTCGGCGACTTCGAGTTCGACCTGAGCGCCAAGCACGTCGTGGTGCGCGGCACGCCAGTCTCCGTCACGCAGAAAGAGTTCGAGCTCGCGCTGCTGCTGTTCCAGCACCTGAGCCGGCCGCTGTCGCGCACGCACATTCTCGACGTGATCTGGAAGCAGGCCACCGACATCCCGTCGCGCACAATGGACACCCACGTGTCGATGTTGCGCAGCAAGCTCGGCCTGCGCCCGCAGCACGGTTATCGGCTCACGCCGATCTACGGCTATGGCTACCGCCTCGAGCGGGTCGACATCGACTCGCCGCCGGCCGCTGACGACGAACCGACTGAAGAAGCGGGGGATGCGTGA